In the genome of Dethiobacter alkaliphilus AHT 1, the window TCATTCCAGCGGCAAAATGGGCTTTGCCATTGCCAGGGCAGCGGCAGAGCAGGGAGCCGATGTTACTTTGGTGTCCGGCCCTGTCAACCTGACTCCTCCGCCTGGAGTGGAGTTAATTCGGGTAACCACCGCAGAAGAGATGTACCGTGCTGTTATGGATGCGTATCCAAAGGCAGATCTGGTGATAAAAGCAGCGGCGGTGGCCGATTACCGGCCGGCCACAGTCCATGGACAAAAGATGAAAAAAGGGGGCGAAATGGCCATCCCCCTGGTCCGCAACCCAGATATTCTGGCCGAGTTGGGCAAGAAAAAAGAAAACCAGATTCTGGTGGGTTTTGCCGCCGAAACGGAAAATCTGCAGGAAAACGCCACAGGCAAACTGGACCGTAAAAACCTGGATATGATTGTGGCCAATGACCTGACCATGGCCGGCGCCGGCTTTAAAGCCGACACCAACATTGTCCGCCTGTACTTCCGCGACGGCACAGAAAAAGAACTTCCCCTCATGACCAAAGACGAAGTAGCCCGCCAAATACTCCACGAAGCAACCCAACTCCTAACCAAACAATAACTAAAACAAAAGTGGGACAAGGGGACAGGTCAACTGTCCCACTTTCCCACTTTTTTCTGGACAGAGGGATTTGTCCACAACTAAAGAAAAAGTGGGACAAAGGGATCCCTCTGCGAGGACAGGCAGGTCATTCTGTCTCACTTTCCCACTTTTTGTAATCCAGGCAGTAACAACACTTTTGTTTTTTTTAAAACTGTATTGCACACGCAATTGAAAAGATTAGCTTTTTAATCTGAGTTGAGAGGAGTTGAAATTAGTTGGGACTGTTCAGACTCCTGTTTTCCAAATATAAATGCCACGTATATACTGCTTTCGGAAATGATGATTATTTTAGAGTAGTGGATAAATTAAAGGGACATGGGGTTTCATACCAGACCGATGTAAAAAGAGATCTGCGCGCTCATCATGCCAGGGGAAATTTCGGTCATGTGGATACTTCTCAATATGATTTTTATGTAAGGGAAGAAGACGAGGAAAAGGCCATGCAAGCCATTCACAGAACATAATGTAAGAATATCAGGTCAATTCTGGGACAAAGAAACCTGTCCCCCTTGTCTCAAGACATTAACAGCAGGTAAAGTTTTATCAGCTTTATAATATTTGGGACAGTTGACCTGTCCCCTTGTCCCAAAATTGTGGACAGATAAACCTGTCCCTCTGTCCATAAAAAAACACCCGTGGTGGGTGTTTTTGTTTTGGGTTTGGGTTTGGGGTTGGCTTTTAGTTGAAGAAGTAGAGGAGGACGGCGGGGGTGATGAATACTTCGATTAAGGCGGCTATTGCCAGCAGGATGACAATCATGGGTAAGGCGCCGCCGATTTCCCGGAAGATGTTCTTCACAGATTCCAGGCGTTTTAGCCCGGGGAGAGGAAAGACCAGGTGGTAACCCAGTTTTAAGCCAAAGGCTGCGCTTAGTAAAAAAGCAGGAAGCTCAAAAATGCCGTGGGGCAAAATACCGGCTAAAAGAAACGGTACAACCGCCACACCTTCCTGACCCAGCTGGAAAGCCAGGATACCCAGGACCGAACCGTTGGCGATGGCGGAAAAGAGCGGCGGAATGCCTAATATCAGACCCAGCAGGATTACCTGCAAAGATGCGGTAAGGTTGTGGAAAAACAAGATTAATGCGCCGTACAGAGGGTGGCCGGTAAAGACTTCTTCGCCCAGTTCCTCTAAAACGGGAAAGATGGCTTCTTCCAGCATGGCCAGAGCCTGGGGGTCCTGATGCAGGGCAGCGTAAGTTAAGAAAGTGCCGCCAATGAAAAAAATTACAGCCAGGATGAGCCAGGAACGATTGTTTTTCAAGGTAGAGATAAATGCATTTATCATGTTATTTGTCCTCCCACACAACATTATACGTGATAAATTCTTTATCCGACAAGGGGAAAATGATCATGGTGTTGAATATTTCTGGAAACAAGACTTGGAGGCAGCTGTGGATACCTTTGCAGAAATAATTGTCAGTATACGTCACAACAGGCTGGATCGCCCTTTTACCTACCGCGTACCGTCTACGATGGATGTGCGGGTGGGCAGTCGGGTAGTGGTTCCCTTTGGCCCCCAGAGGCTGGAAGGGTTTTGTATAGGCCTGAACACCGATTCTTCACTGTCGGAAACCGATGGAATAAAAGAGATAGAGGAAGTGTTAGATGAAGCACCGCTTCTTACCGAAGAGCTTGTGGATTTGTCGGCCTGGGGCGCTGCCCGTTGGTTGTGCAACCGGGTAGATTTCCTGCAAGCCATGGTTCCCGGCGGGGTGCGCTGGACACAGAGGAAATGGGTGGAGTTTACCGGGGAAGTTGAGCCGGAGAGCCCGTCTTTGTGCTACTTGCGTGATAATGGCCCGGTTAAGATGGCTGCCTGGCTGAAAAGCTTTCCGGAAATGGACCGGCCCGGTGAGTTGCGGCGCCTGCAGCAGGACGGTATAATTAAGCTGAGCCGCCGTGAAACACGGGGAATTGGCAAGAAAAAGATTTTAACCGCATACCTTATCAATGAGGCCGACCAGTCAAAGTTAGGTAACAAACAGGCTTTGGCGGTTGGTATTTTGAAAAAAGGACCCTGTGCTTTAACGGAGTTGGAGAAGCAGGGAGTCAGCCGCGCCACCGTCCGTTCCCTGGAAA includes:
- a CDS encoding stage II sporulation protein M, with amino-acid sequence MINAFISTLKNNRSWLILAVIFFIGGTFLTYAALHQDPQALAMLEEAIFPVLEELGEEVFTGHPLYGALILFFHNLTASLQVILLGLILGIPPLFSAIANGSVLGILAFQLGQEGVAVVPFLLAGILPHGIFELPAFLLSAAFGLKLGYHLVFPLPGLKRLESVKNIFREIGGALPMIVILLAIAALIEVFITPAVLLYFFN